A genome region from Chiroxiphia lanceolata isolate bChiLan1 chromosome 5, bChiLan1.pri, whole genome shotgun sequence includes the following:
- the IRF5 gene encoding interferon regulatory factor 5 isoform X2, which translates to MDPPRRVRLKPWLVAQVSSRRFPGLRWLDPEQRRFVIPWGHATRNPPGPQDHDTIFKAWAQETGRFRAGDPPDPPRWKATLRCALNKSREFRLLLDGPRASPAQPFRVYELCEGPPGGADGGDEDDYGCSGEEDVSQLQKMTALSINVTDLELKFQYRGRQVCALTVSNPHGCRLFHSSLEPTREQEELFGPLTLEQVPFPAPDAIPNEKQRFYTHQLLDVLDRGLILELQGQDLFALRLCQCKVFWTGPCASPQPGPNPIQRETRTKLFSLEGFLNGLIQFQKGQTPTPPPFEIFLCFGEEWPDQKPKEKKLITVQVVPVAARLLLEMFSGELSWSADSIPLQISHPDLKDRMVEQFKELHQLWQSHQRLPPAQPPPGPSAAPWALPPGPLPH; encoded by the exons ATGGACCCCCCCCGGCGCGTTCGCCTCAAGCCCTGGCTGGTGGCCCAGGTGAGCAGCCGCCGCTTCCCGGGGCTGCGCTGGCTCGACCCCGAGCAGCGGCGCTTCGTCATCCCCTGGGGACACGCCACCAGGAACCCCCCGGGGCCGCAGGACCACGACACCATCTTCAAG GCGTGGGCGCAGGAAACGGGCCGGTTCCGGGCCGGGGACCCCCCGGACCCGCCCCGCTGGAAGGCCACCCTGCGCTGTGCCCTCAACAAGAGCCGCGAGTTCCGGCTGCTCCTGGACGGGCCCCGCGCGTCCCCGGCCCAGCCCTTCCGCGTGTACGAGCTCTGCGAGGGGCCCCCCGGGGGCGCAG ATGGGGGGGACGAGGATGACTATGGCTGCAGTGGGGAGGAAGACGTCAGCCAG CTGCAGAAGATGACAGCCCTGAGCATCAATG TGACTGACCTGGAGCTGAAGTTCCAGTACCGGGGCCGCCAGGTCTGTGCCCTCACGGTGAGCAACCCCCACGGCTGCCGGCTGTTCCACAGCAGCCTGGAGCCCACgcgggagcaggaggagctctTCGGGCCGCTGACGCTGGAACAGgtgcccttccctgctcccgATGCCATTCCCAACGAGAAGCAGCGCTTCTACACCCACCAGCTGCTGGACGTGCTGGACCGTgggctcatcctggagctcCAGGGTCAGGACCTCTTCGCCCTCCGGCTCTGCCAGTGCAAGGTCTTCTGGACGgggccctgtgccagcccccagcccggccccaaCCCCATCCAGAGGGAGACGAGGACCAAGCTCTTCAGCCTCGAGGGCTTCCTAAACG GGCTCATCCAGTTCCAGAAGGGGCaaacccccaccccaccccccttCGAGATCTTCCTGTGCTTTGGGGAGGAGTGGCCAGACCAGAAGCCCAAGGAGAAGAAGCTGATCACGGTgcag GTGGTGCCGGTGGCGGCCcggctgctgctggagatgttCTCCGGGGAGTTGTCCTGGTCGGCCGACAGCATCCCGCTGCAGATCTCCCACCCCGACCTCAAGGACAGGATGGTGGAGCAGTTCAAGGagctgcaccagctctggcagAGCCACCAGCGGCTGCCACCGGCAcagcccccgcccggcccctcCGCCGCGCCCTGGGCGCTGCCACCCGGCCCCCTGCCCCActga
- the IRF5 gene encoding interferon regulatory factor 5 isoform X1 → MDPPRRVRLKPWLVAQVSSRRFPGLRWLDPEQRRFVIPWGHATRNPPGPQDHDTIFKAWAQETGRFRAGDPPDPPRWKATLRCALNKSREFRLLLDGPRASPAQPFRVYELCEGPPGGADGGDEDDYGCSGEEDVSQLQKMTALSINDTQHGGDLLPPYPWLKEEPPPFASCCPSGGPFVPPPPALLQGEPGGTHGAPELHPPTLAETGPPLGPPPACPVAPTQHLMPDLLVSPHVLPLTDLELKFQYRGRQVCALTVSNPHGCRLFHSSLEPTREQEELFGPLTLEQVPFPAPDAIPNEKQRFYTHQLLDVLDRGLILELQGQDLFALRLCQCKVFWTGPCASPQPGPNPIQRETRTKLFSLEGFLNGLIQFQKGQTPTPPPFEIFLCFGEEWPDQKPKEKKLITVQVVPVAARLLLEMFSGELSWSADSIPLQISHPDLKDRMVEQFKELHQLWQSHQRLPPAQPPPGPSAAPWALPPGPLPH, encoded by the exons ATGGACCCCCCCCGGCGCGTTCGCCTCAAGCCCTGGCTGGTGGCCCAGGTGAGCAGCCGCCGCTTCCCGGGGCTGCGCTGGCTCGACCCCGAGCAGCGGCGCTTCGTCATCCCCTGGGGACACGCCACCAGGAACCCCCCGGGGCCGCAGGACCACGACACCATCTTCAAG GCGTGGGCGCAGGAAACGGGCCGGTTCCGGGCCGGGGACCCCCCGGACCCGCCCCGCTGGAAGGCCACCCTGCGCTGTGCCCTCAACAAGAGCCGCGAGTTCCGGCTGCTCCTGGACGGGCCCCGCGCGTCCCCGGCCCAGCCCTTCCGCGTGTACGAGCTCTGCGAGGGGCCCCCCGGGGGCGCAG ATGGGGGGGACGAGGATGACTATGGCTGCAGTGGGGAGGAAGACGTCAGCCAG CTGCAGAAGATGACAGCCCTGAGCATCAATG ACACCCAGCACGGGGGGGACCTGCTGCCCCCCTACCCCTGGCTCAAGGAGGAGCCCCCCCCCTTCGCCAGCTGCTGTCCCTCAGGGGGGCCCTTTGTgccaccccccccagccctgctccagggggAGCCAGGGGGCACCCACGGGGCCCCTGAGCTGCACCCCCCCACCCTCGCCGAGACGGGGCCCCCCCTGGGCCCCCCGCCTGCCTGCCCGGTGGCACCGACACAGCACCTGATGCCAGACCTGCTCGTCAGCCCCCACGTGCTGCCAC TGACTGACCTGGAGCTGAAGTTCCAGTACCGGGGCCGCCAGGTCTGTGCCCTCACGGTGAGCAACCCCCACGGCTGCCGGCTGTTCCACAGCAGCCTGGAGCCCACgcgggagcaggaggagctctTCGGGCCGCTGACGCTGGAACAGgtgcccttccctgctcccgATGCCATTCCCAACGAGAAGCAGCGCTTCTACACCCACCAGCTGCTGGACGTGCTGGACCGTgggctcatcctggagctcCAGGGTCAGGACCTCTTCGCCCTCCGGCTCTGCCAGTGCAAGGTCTTCTGGACGgggccctgtgccagcccccagcccggccccaaCCCCATCCAGAGGGAGACGAGGACCAAGCTCTTCAGCCTCGAGGGCTTCCTAAACG GGCTCATCCAGTTCCAGAAGGGGCaaacccccaccccaccccccttCGAGATCTTCCTGTGCTTTGGGGAGGAGTGGCCAGACCAGAAGCCCAAGGAGAAGAAGCTGATCACGGTgcag GTGGTGCCGGTGGCGGCCcggctgctgctggagatgttCTCCGGGGAGTTGTCCTGGTCGGCCGACAGCATCCCGCTGCAGATCTCCCACCCCGACCTCAAGGACAGGATGGTGGAGCAGTTCAAGGagctgcaccagctctggcagAGCCACCAGCGGCTGCCACCGGCAcagcccccgcccggcccctcCGCCGCGCCCTGGGCGCTGCCACCCGGCCCCCTGCCCCActga